One genomic window of Piliocolobus tephrosceles isolate RC106 chromosome 19, ASM277652v3, whole genome shotgun sequence includes the following:
- the LOC111533599 gene encoding keratin-associated protein 10-3-like, whose amino-acid sequence MAASTMSICSSTCTDSWQVDDCPESCCEPPCCTPSCCAPAPCLTLVCTPVSCVSSPCCQAACEPSPCQSGCTSSCTPSCCQQSSCQVDCCTSSPCQQACSLPICCKPSCCVPVCCKSICCKSICCAPVCSGTSSPCCQQSSCQPTCCTTSCCRPSSVSLLCRPVCRPISCVPVPSCCAPTSSCQPSCCRRASCVSLLCRPTCSRPACCSLSSGQKSSC is encoded by the exons atGGCCGCGTCCACCATGTCCATCTGCTCCAGCACCTGCACTGACTCCTGGCAGGTGGATGACTGCCCAGAGAGCTGCTGTGAGCCCCCCTGCTGCACCCCAAGCTGCTGCGCCCCGGCCCCCTGCCTGACCCTGGTCTGCACCCCAGTGAGCTGTGTGTCCAGCCCCTGCTGCCAGGCGGCCTGTGAGCCCAGCCCCTGCCAATCAGGCTGCACCAGCTCCTGTACGCCCTCGTGCTGCCAGCAGTCCAGCTGCCAGGTGGATTGCTGCACCTCCTCCCCGTGTCAGCAGGCCTGCTCCTTGCCCATCTGCTGCAAGCCT TCCTGCTGTGTGCCCGTCTGCTGCAAGTCTATCTGTTGCAAATCCATCTGCTGTGCGCCTGTCTGCTCTGGCACTTCCTCTCCATGCTGCCAGCAGTCTAGCTGCCAGCCGACTTGCTGCACCACCTCCTGCTGCAGACCCTCCTCCGTGTCCCTCCTCTGCCGCCCTGTGTGCAGGCCCATCTCCTGTGTGCCTGTGCCCTCCTGCTGTGCCCCCACCTCCTCCTGCCAGCCCAGCTGTTGCCGTCGAGCCTCCTGTGTGTCCCTTCTCTGCCGCCCCACTTGCTCCCGCCCGGCCTGCTGTAGTCTCTCCTCAGGCCAGAAGTCCAGCTGCTGA
- the LOC111526848 gene encoding keratin-associated protein 10-8, translated as MADTCCTRTYVIAASTMSVCSSDVGCVSRVSSPSTCTGSSWQVDNCQESCCEPPCCASSCYTPSCCAPPPCLALVCAPVSCELSPCQSGCTSSCTPSCCQQSSRHLACCTSSPCQQACSVPVCCKSICCKPVCCVSMCSGASSPCCQQSSCQSACCTSSPCQQACCVPICCKPIYCVPVCSKSSSSCCQKSSCQPACCTISCCRPSSSVSLLCRPVCRPACCVPVSSCCAPASSCQPSCCRPASCVSLLCRPVCSRPAC; from the coding sequence ATGGCTGACACCTGCTGCACCAGGACATATGTGATTGCTGCATCCACCATGTCTGTCTGCTCCAGTGACGTGGGCTGTGTCAGCCGAGTCTCCTCCCCCAGCACCTGTACCGGCTCCTCCTGGCAGGTGGACAATTGCCAGGAGAGCTGCTGCGAGCCCCCCTGCTGTGCCTCCAGCTGCTATACCCCTAGCTGCTGTGCCCCACCCCCCTGTCTGGCCCTGGTCTGTGCCCCCGTGAGCTGTGAGCTCAGCCCCTGCCAATCAGGCTGCACAAGCTCCTGCACACCCTCATGCTGCCAGCAGTCTAGCCGCCATCTGGCTTGCTGCACCTCCTCCCCCTGCCAACAGGCCTGCAGTGTGCCTGTCTGCTGCAAGTCCATCTGCTGCAAGCCCGTGTgctgtgtgtccatgtgctctgGAGCTTCCTCCCCATGCTGCCAGCAATCTAGCTGCCAGTCAGCTTGCTGCACCTCCTCCCCATGCCAACAGGCCTGCTGTGTGCCCATCTGCTGCAAGCCCATCTACTGTGTGCCCGTCTGCTCTAAGTCTTCCTCTTCATGCTGCCAGAAGTCTAGCTGCCAGCCAGCTTGCTGCACTATCTCCTGCTGCAGACCCTCCTCCTCTGTGTCCCTTCTCTGCCGCCCCGTGTGCAGGCCTGCCTGCTGTGTGCCCGTCTCCTCCTGCTGTgcccctgcctcctcctgccaGCCCAGCTGCTGCCGCCCGGCCTCCTGCGTGTCCCTCCTCTGCCGCCCTGTGTGCTCCCGCCCAGCCTGCTGA
- the LOC111526768 gene encoding keratin-associated protein 10-12 isoform X4 gives MSICSSNMSDGSHVCLPGPCDSCSDSWQVDDCPESCCEPPCCAPSCCAPAPCLTVVCTPVSCVSSPCCQAACEPSPCQSGCTSSCTSSCCQQSSCQPACCTSSPCQQACCVPVCCKPVCCKPVCCVPVYSGASSSCCQQSSCQPACCTSSTCQQACCVPVCCKPICSGISSFCVPVCAGASTSCCQQSSCQPACCTTSCCRPSSSVSLLCRPVCRPACCMPVPSCCAPTSSCQSSCCRPATCVSLLCRPACSRPACCGPTSTQKSSC, from the exons ATGTCCATCTGCTCCAGCAACATGAGTGACGGCAGCCACGTCTGCCTTCCTGGTCCCTGTGACTCTTGCTCTGACTCCTGGCAGGTGGACGACTGCCCAGAGAGCTGCTGTGAGCCCCCCTGCTGCGCCCCCAGCTGCTGCGCCCCGGCCCCCTGCCTGACCGTGGTCTGCACCCCAGTGAGCTGTGTGTCCAGCCCCTGCTGCCAGGCGGCCTGTGAGCCCAGCCCCTGCCAATCAGGCTGCACCAGCTCCTGCACGTCCTCGTGCTGCCAGCAGTCTAGCTGCCAGCCGGCTTGCTGCACCTCCTCCCCCTGCCAGCAGGCCTGCTGCGTGCCTGTCTGCTGCAAGCCTGTCTGCTGCAAGCCTGTGTGCTGTGTGCCCGTCTACAGTGGGGCTTCTTCTTCATGCTGCCAGCAGTCTAGCTGCCAGCCAGCTTGCTGCACCTCCTCCACCTGCCAGCAGGCCTGCTGTGTGCCCGTCTGCTGCAAGCCCATCTGCTCTGGGATTTCCTCTTT CTGCGTGCCTGTTTGCGCTGGGGCTTCCACTTCATGTTGCCAGCAGTCTAGCTGCCAGCCAGCTTGCTGCACCACCTCCTGCTGCAGACCTTCCTCCTCCGTGTCCCTCCTCTGCCGCCCCGTGTGCAGGCCTGCCTGCTGCATGCCCGTCCCCTCCTGCTGTGCCCCCACCTCCTCCTGCCAGTCCAGCTGCTGCCGCCCAGCCACCTGCGTGTCCCTCCTCTGCCGCCCTGCGTGCTCCCGCCCGGCCTGCTGCGGCCCCACCTCAACCCAGAAGTCCAGCTGCTGA
- the LOC111526768 gene encoding keratin-associated protein 10-7 isoform X3 encodes MAVSTMSICSSNMSDGSHVCLPGPCDSCSDSWQVDDCPESCCEPPCCAPSCCAPAPCLTVVCTPVSCVSSPCCQAACEPSPCQSGCTSSCTSSCCQQSSCQPACCTSSPCQQACCVPVCCKPVCCKPVCCVPVYSGASSSCCQQSSCQPACCTSSTCQQACCVPVCCKPICSGISSLCCQQSSCMSSVSSPCCQAACEPSPCQSGCASSCTPSCCQQSSCQSDCCTSSPCQQACCVPVCCVPTCSEDSSSCCQQSSCQPACCTSSQNQQGCCPVSCVPVCAGASTSCCQQSSCQPACCTTSCCRPSSSVSLLCRPVCRPACCMPVPSCCAPTSSCQSSCCRPATCVSLLCRPACSRPACCGPTSTQKSSC; translated from the exons ATGGCCGTGTCCACCATGTCCATCTGCTCCAGCAACATGAGTGACGGCAGCCACGTCTGCCTTCCTGGTCCCTGTGACTCTTGCTCTGACTCCTGGCAGGTGGACGACTGCCCAGAGAGCTGCTGTGAGCCCCCCTGCTGCGCCCCCAGCTGCTGCGCCCCGGCCCCCTGCCTGACCGTGGTCTGCACCCCAGTGAGCTGTGTGTCCAGCCCCTGCTGCCAGGCGGCCTGTGAGCCCAGCCCCTGCCAATCAGGCTGCACCAGCTCCTGCACGTCCTCGTGCTGCCAGCAGTCTAGCTGCCAGCCGGCTTGCTGCACCTCCTCCCCCTGCCAGCAGGCCTGCTGCGTGCCTGTCTGCTGCAAGCCTGTCTGCTGCAAGCCTGTGTGCTGTGTGCCCGTCTACAGTGGGGCTTCTTCTTCATGCTGCCAGCAGTCTAGCTGCCAGCCAGCTTGCTGCACCTCCTCCACCTGCCAGCAGGCCTGCTGTGTGCCCGTCTGCTGCAAGCCCATCTGCTCTGGGATTTCCTCTTTGTGCTGTCAGCAGTCTAGCTGTATGAGCTCTGTGTCCAGCCCCTGCTGCCAGGCAGCCTGTGAGCCCAGCCCCTGCCAATCAGGCTGCGCCAGCTCCTGCACACCCTCGTGCTGCCAGCAGTCTAGCTGCCAGTCAGATTGCTGCACCTCCTCCCCCTGCCAGCAGGCCTGCTGTGTGCCTGTCTGCTGTGTGCCCACCTGCTCTGAGGATTCCTCTTCATGCTGCCAGCAGTCTAGCTGCCAGCCGGCTTGCTGCACCTCCTCCCAAAACCAGCAGGGCTGCTGT CCTGTGAGCTGCGTGCCTGTTTGCGCTGGGGCTTCCACTTCATGTTGCCAGCAGTCTAGCTGCCAGCCAGCTTGCTGCACCACCTCCTGCTGCAGACCTTCCTCCTCCGTGTCCCTCCTCTGCCGCCCCGTGTGCAGGCCTGCCTGCTGCATGCCCGTCCCCTCCTGCTGTGCCCCCACCTCCTCCTGCCAGTCCAGCTGCTGCCGCCCAGCCACCTGCGTGTCCCTCCTCTGCCGCCCTGCGTGCTCCCGCCCGGCCTGCTGCGGCCCCACCTCAACCCAGAAGTCCAGCTGCTGA
- the LOC111526768 gene encoding keratin-associated protein 10-7 isoform X2 produces the protein MAVSTMSICSSNMSDGSHVCLPGPCDSCSDSWQVDDCPESCCEPPCCAPSCCAPAPCLTVVCTPVSCVSSPCCQAACEPSPCQSGCTSSCTSSCCQQSSCQPACCTSSPCQQACCVPVCCKPVCCKPVCCVPVYSGASSSCCQQSSCQPACCTSSTCQQACCVPVCCKPICSGISSLCCQQSSCMSSVSSPCCQAACEPSPCQSGCASSCTPSCCQQSSCQSDCCTSSPCQQACCVPVCCVPTCSEDSSSCCQQSSCQPACCTSSQNQQGCCVPVCCKPVCCNCVPVCAGASTSCCQQSSCQPACCTTSCCRPSSSVSLLCRPVCRPACCMPVPSCCAPTSSCQSSCCRPATCVSLLCRPACSRPACCGPTSTQKSSC, from the exons ATGGCCGTGTCCACCATGTCCATCTGCTCCAGCAACATGAGTGACGGCAGCCACGTCTGCCTTCCTGGTCCCTGTGACTCTTGCTCTGACTCCTGGCAGGTGGACGACTGCCCAGAGAGCTGCTGTGAGCCCCCCTGCTGCGCCCCCAGCTGCTGCGCCCCGGCCCCCTGCCTGACCGTGGTCTGCACCCCAGTGAGCTGTGTGTCCAGCCCCTGCTGCCAGGCGGCCTGTGAGCCCAGCCCCTGCCAATCAGGCTGCACCAGCTCCTGCACGTCCTCGTGCTGCCAGCAGTCTAGCTGCCAGCCGGCTTGCTGCACCTCCTCCCCCTGCCAGCAGGCCTGCTGCGTGCCTGTCTGCTGCAAGCCTGTCTGCTGCAAGCCTGTGTGCTGTGTGCCCGTCTACAGTGGGGCTTCTTCTTCATGCTGCCAGCAGTCTAGCTGCCAGCCAGCTTGCTGCACCTCCTCCACCTGCCAGCAGGCCTGCTGTGTGCCCGTCTGCTGCAAGCCCATCTGCTCTGGGATTTCCTCTTTGTGCTGTCAGCAGTCTAGCTGTATGAGCTCTGTGTCCAGCCCCTGCTGCCAGGCAGCCTGTGAGCCCAGCCCCTGCCAATCAGGCTGCGCCAGCTCCTGCACACCCTCGTGCTGCCAGCAGTCTAGCTGCCAGTCAGATTGCTGCACCTCCTCCCCCTGCCAGCAGGCCTGCTGTGTGCCTGTCTGCTGTGTGCCCACCTGCTCTGAGGATTCCTCTTCATGCTGCCAGCAGTCTAGCTGCCAGCCGGCTTGCTGCACCTCCTCCCAAAACCAGCAGGGCTGCTGTGTGCCTGTCTGCTGCAAGCCTGTCTGCTGCAA CTGCGTGCCTGTTTGCGCTGGGGCTTCCACTTCATGTTGCCAGCAGTCTAGCTGCCAGCCAGCTTGCTGCACCACCTCCTGCTGCAGACCTTCCTCCTCCGTGTCCCTCCTCTGCCGCCCCGTGTGCAGGCCTGCCTGCTGCATGCCCGTCCCCTCCTGCTGTGCCCCCACCTCCTCCTGCCAGTCCAGCTGCTGCCGCCCAGCCACCTGCGTGTCCCTCCTCTGCCGCCCTGCGTGCTCCCGCCCGGCCTGCTGCGGCCCCACCTCAACCCAGAAGTCCAGCTGCTGA
- the LOC111526768 gene encoding keratin-associated protein 10-4 isoform X1: MAVSTMSICSSNMSDGSHVCLPGPCDSCSDSWQVDDCPESCCEPPCCAPSCCAPAPCLTVVCTPVSCVSSPCCQAACEPSPCQSGCTSSCTSSCCQQSSCQPACCTSSPCQQACCVPVCCKPVCCKPVCCVPVYSGASSSCCQQSSCQPACCTSSTCQQACCVPVCCKPICSGISSLCCQQSSCMSSVSSPCCQAACEPSPCQSGCASSCTPSCCQQSSCQSDCCTSSPCQQACCVPVCCVPTCSEDSSSCCQQSSCQPACCTSSQNQQGCCVPVCCKPVCCKPICCVPICSGAPSLCCQQSSCQPACCTSSQSQQACCVPVCCKPVSCKPVSCVPVCAGASTSCCQQSSCQPACCTTSCCRPSSSVSLLCRPVCRPACCMPVPSCCAPTSSCQSSCCRPATCVSLLCRPACSRPACCGPTSTQKSSC, from the coding sequence ATGGCCGTGTCCACCATGTCCATCTGCTCCAGCAACATGAGTGACGGCAGCCACGTCTGCCTTCCTGGTCCCTGTGACTCTTGCTCTGACTCCTGGCAGGTGGACGACTGCCCAGAGAGCTGCTGTGAGCCCCCCTGCTGCGCCCCCAGCTGCTGCGCCCCGGCCCCCTGCCTGACCGTGGTCTGCACCCCAGTGAGCTGTGTGTCCAGCCCCTGCTGCCAGGCGGCCTGTGAGCCCAGCCCCTGCCAATCAGGCTGCACCAGCTCCTGCACGTCCTCGTGCTGCCAGCAGTCTAGCTGCCAGCCGGCTTGCTGCACCTCCTCCCCCTGCCAGCAGGCCTGCTGCGTGCCTGTCTGCTGCAAGCCTGTCTGCTGCAAGCCTGTGTGCTGTGTGCCCGTCTACAGTGGGGCTTCTTCTTCATGCTGCCAGCAGTCTAGCTGCCAGCCAGCTTGCTGCACCTCCTCCACCTGCCAGCAGGCCTGCTGTGTGCCCGTCTGCTGCAAGCCCATCTGCTCTGGGATTTCCTCTTTGTGCTGTCAGCAGTCTAGCTGTATGAGCTCTGTGTCCAGCCCCTGCTGCCAGGCAGCCTGTGAGCCCAGCCCCTGCCAATCAGGCTGCGCCAGCTCCTGCACACCCTCGTGCTGCCAGCAGTCTAGCTGCCAGTCAGATTGCTGCACCTCCTCCCCCTGCCAGCAGGCCTGCTGTGTGCCTGTCTGCTGTGTGCCCACCTGCTCTGAGGATTCCTCTTCATGCTGCCAGCAGTCTAGCTGCCAGCCGGCTTGCTGCACCTCCTCCCAAAACCAGCAGGGCTGCTGTGTGCCTGTCTGCTGCAAGCCTGTCTGCTGCAAGCCCATCTGCTGTGTGCCCATCTGCTCTGGGGCTCCCTCTCTGTGCTGCCAGCAGTCTAGCTGCCAGCCAGCTTGCTGCACCTCCTCCCAAAGCCAGCAGGCCTGCTGCGTGCCCGTCTGCTGCAAGCCTGTGAGCTGCAAGCCTGTGAGCTGCGTGCCTGTTTGCGCTGGGGCTTCCACTTCATGTTGCCAGCAGTCTAGCTGCCAGCCAGCTTGCTGCACCACCTCCTGCTGCAGACCTTCCTCCTCCGTGTCCCTCCTCTGCCGCCCCGTGTGCAGGCCTGCCTGCTGCATGCCCGTCCCCTCCTGCTGTGCCCCCACCTCCTCCTGCCAGTCCAGCTGCTGCCGCCCAGCCACCTGCGTGTCCCTCCTCTGCCGCCCTGCGTGCTCCCGCCCGGCCTGCTGCGGCCCCACCTCAACCCAGAAGTCCAGCTGCTGA